The Rhinolophus ferrumequinum isolate MPI-CBG mRhiFer1 chromosome 17, mRhiFer1_v1.p, whole genome shotgun sequence DNA window TGGTTTGAAAAGTTTCCGCAAAGGACTGTTTCCAAATAGGCCCTCTCTTGTGTTTAAATAGGTCTCCTActttattctctcattttcttctagtgtttcacttttaaaaatctcattgtCTTGGTTGTATTTTTCAGTCAAGTCCTAATTCGAAGCAGAGTCCtcagggaaaatggaaaatacattccCAAACAGGTactcatttatcttttattaaaagCCCCACAATTCACTGTTGAGGGCAGTAGATATCTGAATGTTTTATAAGGGGATTCTTTGGGGAAAACTGAAGGCTGGCAAGTCGGGAATTAAACTGGCCTGGTGGTGTTTGCTGTCATTGTGACCTCACCTTTCTtaggaaattgtttttaaatgtgactCAGCTAAAATGTCAGTTCAGCTGCCAAGTAGGCTGCCAGCTCTGAGTGTAACAGCATATTCCAAGGGCCTTTTGACTAAATGTCTGGGGAATAATTTGACAATTTGCTATGTCACAGTTTTAAGACTTAAAAAGCTCTTTTTTCCTACTAGTCTTTCTTGACACGAAAATATTACTTCAACAATCCGGAGGATGGATTTttcaaaaaaactaaaaggaagGTAGTGCCTCCTTCTCCTATGACTGGTATGTTTATTCCCTTCTCTCATTCTTTGAGGAAGATTTTTAACATGAGTGGGGGTAGGAGGGACAGGAAGGATGTCGTTTGATTTGTTAAATTGTAGAAGACAATAATCTCAGGGACTTTAGAGATCATCTAGTACAAGGATCTACAGAAGTGGAGTTCTCGTTTTCAAACAAATCTTCTGGGAACCCCAGTGGATGAAAAATAAGAGCTCTCGGCTGAGGGGTTGGGGAGACTAAAGCCATTGTGCCTGGGTCTCTCCCTGTTGCTGTTCCTCAGGACCCAGGGCTGTGGGGAGCACAGTTGGAAAAAATTCCAGCCCACCCAGTGCCTGGCTCCTGTTGCTGACAGATGGTCACCCAGCTtctgcctggaggaggaggagctctCACTACTTCCCTAGACGAGGCATTTCTTTGTCAGACATGACTGCTTGGCTCACCCTACAATTTTTGCTCTAACACATTTCTTACTGCCTCTGATCCCAGCCATGTGAAAAACACTGCATCactgaagtaaaacaaaataatttattattgtgTTGACTGTCCTCTCACTTTAGTACCCATTTCTTTGGGTGAGATAACCAACAATTTTAAACCCAGACAGAAGGTTCTAGAATTGATTTTAATAAGTCTTTTACAAGACCTACAAGAAACAAAAcaccaataaatatatgaaaagatacttgaCCTAACTACAATctatgaaatgcaaattaaaacaagatgtCCTTTTTAGCCCATcaaatgtcaaagattaaaaaGCTTGACCAAAGCCGCTACTGTCAAGGTCATGGGAAGTTGGGCCCTCTCACTGTTGTTGAAGGACAATCTGACAATATCTGTCGATTTTAAATGTTCAAACCCCTTGACCTAGAAATTTTAAGAGTTTCTCTTACAGAAACACTTACATAAACACACAGATTTATGTACAAGGTAGTTGTTGGCAGCATTGTTtgttggcaaaaagaaaaaattggaaacagtcTGAAGGTCCATCCAACAGTGATGACTAAAACCACATTGTGGACTCCTATGCAGACACTGAAAATAACGAGAGACAGTGTATCAATGTGTAAATACCATTCACACTATATTAACTTCTTAGAATTAAGCAGAATAGTAAGCATAGCATCCCTCTGTTGTGTATATATAGAGACTgttattcgtgtgtgtgtgtaaataaagagatggaaggaTATGCAACAAACAGTTAAAATTGTTTAGAGAGTGAGCTCAGAAGAACTGTCTACATCCTGTTTGtatatcattttgattttttacaaTGAACTTGTATTTaattatcaaataaattaaaagtgtTCAGAAAATTGGAGAAGTCCCTGCCAACAGTGGTAAACTGTAGTGGTCTCTTGTGTTTTTGTCTTAGATCCCACTATGCTGACAGACATGATGAAAGGCAATGTAACAAATGTTCTCCCTATGATTCTTATTGGTGGATGGATCAACATGACGTTTTCAGGCTTTGTCACAAGTAAGTTACAGACCTAGAAGACTGGTGGTTTACTTCATCAGTGCACCTTTCCCTTATCCCGATTCAGAGAAACCCAAGTGCTGCTGAGACACTGAAATCATGGATCCTGTGTTCTCTAGTGGAAACTGGTAACATTCTTTGAagcaaaaaaatttaatatgctaTGATTTTATGGCTCTTATTGCAAACTGATTCTAAGTTaataatgtggatttttttttaaactaataagtTTTCAAATGAGTGACTTGCTAGTTTATGTCAGAAACTAATGTAGTGTTCTAGTTGAGTAGGATGAAGGGAAGCCCATTTCtattttgacttcattttctaGGTGTTGGGGTGAGTCGTTAGTCTATTTGTTTGTAAGTTGATTtgatttgaattaatttggtTTCTTAGTAATGTAGTTCTCTGTGTATATGTATTCCACTTCAGGTTTAACAAATTAGTGAGAGTTGCTTTTGAGATTTTAGGTCACGGCTCAGTTTGAGTCCCTGCTTCTTAAGCCATAGAGAAGCTGGTGTTGTTCAAGGAACTATAATAGAGTGACATTTGACTGTTGCTTCAGAAAGTAACACTAATTTCCTTATGGAATTCTTACCAAATTCTGTATGGTAGAGTTCCCACCTTCTCAGGGAAAGAATATATGCATTCACacttaaattattctaaaaataaagaaggtAGAAGTGATTGTgaactttttctttgttctctgcaGCCAAGGTCCCATTTCCACTGACTCTCCGTTTTAAGCCTATGCTACAGCAAGGAATCGAACTACTCACATTAGATGCATCCTGGTAagaactttcttttacttaatgaaaacgcaaacaaaaatctaaaactGGTATCTCTTAAAGAATAGGATTTCCAGTTTGCATACCACACTGAATAAGTTTTGGAGTTTTTCTCATTGAAACTGCTCAAAAATGCCATGGGTGGATTATGACAACTTTTACCTGAGTCTTACAACAAGAAGGAATGTGTCAGCTTCTTTTCTCTAGGTGCTTGGGGCTTAGGAGTGCAAGGGTGAAGGTGTCCACTCccaaaaagttaaaagataaagCCAGGAACTTTGGCCAGGCAAACCTTTTAGCAGTACCCGGAGCTTATGGGAGtggtatttgtattattttttcaatacaaaaataaattatttttgtattattattattatagggtgtttatattattttttccaaaatatattaccGCTAATAATAACATTCATTGTTTTCGTTGGTACCAGTCTGTGCTAGGtgttttccatatattattttatcctcAGAGCAACCCTATGAATTAAGCGGAGGAACTTGAGATTTGACCACAGAGTCTGTCCAACTCCAGCACTCGTGTCTTATTTACCACTCTGTTTTCTATAGCAGAGTAATAAAAGCCAAAATCTGAAAAGCTCTTAGAACACTGCTGCTGCATCTGGAATCCAGTACTTCTTCATATTGTCTCTTCCGACAATTTTATCTATGGCTTCCCAGaaactgacattaaaaaaaggaagccaCACAAGAGGTGGAGGAGAATGGGCAATGAATGGGGTCAGCAATGGTGACCTTAACTCACTCCGCAGTTTGAGCAAAGTAGGACAGACTAGGTGCTGGGAGAGCCTTGGTTGTGCACAGATCCACTAGAGGAGAAAAGCTATACTTATTTCCAGTAGCatgattctattttttcttgtgctAAAGAAAagcttctttatcttttctcagCATCTGGGCAGGTGTGTGACTGACATGCTTGCAAGGACAAAGGAGACTAGAGCGCAGATATACAACTAACTTACTGTTACATATAAATCTGCAGCATTATGTACAGATAGGCCGTTTACTTACTTGCAACCTGATGAAGTAAACCAGAATAGACCCCTGCTATTGTGTGACCAAAGTATTAGAATGAAGTGTGGATTCTTTCTATGTCTGTATCATTTCTCATActccttttttagtttttattatatcGGAGCATATTATTTTATGGGGACAAGGTGGGAAACCTAAGCTTTGGTGATAAAGTTCAGAACTTGGGAGTGGCTTTCCCAGTAGCTACAGTTTTCAATATTGCAAGTATTTCCTGAAGGTCACCTTTCATCCTTTCTTGCAAGTGTGAAACCCACCACCACTTGTGATTCCTTCTAAAGACTGGGATTCAGGACGGTgacctcttttaatttttcttctatgtaCTTCTATGTTGTTTGCATTTATTATATACAACAAGTggcattgtttttataattaaaaataataaagagtttGAAAACTCATTAtgtagaaaggaaaattaaataacacaaagCTTATATTCCCTGATTAAATGGAAGCACACCAGTTGTGAGTTCAGTTCCTGCTACTGAAGGCAGAAGAATTTATTACATAGCTGTAAGTAGCAGTTGCCTGCAGTGAGCTGTAAGTATTTTAAGACTCCCTTcacaacttttatttcttctttggttgtGCTTTGAATGAATATAACATACCCCAGGtgatttctttacatattctgaacAACTTTGGGTATAGAAAAGTGCTAAGTACTGTTAATTCTGACATAACTACCTACATTGTTTCACTTTTGCTTTACTAGGGTGAGTTCTGCATCCTGGTACTTCCTCAATGTCTTTGGGCTTCGGAGCATCTATTCTCTGATTCTAGGCCAAGATAACGGTAAGGAGCACATCAGGTTTAATAAGCAGATACTTTAATAGATGAATCATCCATGCCAAGGTCAGAAAAATCATATAGGCTGTGCTATGTGTTAGCATAGTAAAATACATGCTTCAGTCTTTAAACTTATTCTTAAGTTTCTGAGGTATTCtgacacagttttaaaaattccagggTCAAATTGGAGATCCGAATTCTCCCTGGCAATCATGGGGACAGTATGTAGTCCCCCAAAGTCTGATATCCTCATGTGAGGGATCTAGCACCTGCAATGTAAGCCTGTAAAGTTGAAGCTGAAAGAAGCCCTGGTTTGATCAGTTAGTTCATTGTCTAGAGGGTTTACCAATACCAGTCCGGGCTGTCTTACTTAATGGCTGGGACCTCGGGCAACTGACTTAAGAACTCTGATCCTCTGTTTGTAAAATAGCGTCCTTAGCAATTAACTTCAGGGTTTGTTGTTAGGCGTGGATGAGGTAgcatatgtaaagcacttagtgaAGTATTTGACatatagtagttgctcaataactGGTGACTATTGTTATTGTTTAAAGTTGAACAGTGCTTCCTTTAAttatctttcttctcctgctgttCTTCaggagaggtaaagtgactttcCCAGTGTCAGTGTGAGACAGGGCCAGTCAGTGAATCTGTCAGATGGTTCTTTAACTCACTACTGAGCATCTGTAAGTGCTGAGCTAGGGCTCAGCAAGCACCCAGCACCCTCGGGGACTGTTCTTCCCCGAGGGTGCTGGGTGCTTGCTGAGCCCCAGCACTCACGCGGGCATGTCTTACTGCACAGCCGCGGACCAGTCACGGATGATGCAGGAGCAGATGACGGGAGCAGCCATGGCCATGCCCGCGGACACCAACAAAGCTTTCAAGGTACATTCACTTCTTCTAGCTTTACCTAAGCTCTAAAACGCCTTACTGGAGAGTTACTTTCAAGACAGGTTCCCTGAAGGGAGTGTAGTATGTATGGTTTTAtcatttagatttaaatttagcaaaaatgtattttggtTTACATGTCTCTTAATCCTGAAAGAATCATCTGTTAAGTATATTGGAGATTCTTGGTACTTTCACTGGTTTTAAATGCTCACCCAGATTTAATCCACACTATAAATGAAGGTGTAAAAACAGTCCAGTCAGAGGCACTAGATGAgcatttggaatattttttagcTTTTGTGGATCCTGTAGATACCAGatataaacttcatttttttaaaaaataaatacttagagCCTTTTCATGAAATGATTTTGGAATTTGTAAAATCTGGTATAACTTTTATACAGTAAAATCTCAcgaatttttcagcagaaaaagTAGAAGGGAACTTGCTAATCTTCATGAAAGCCATCTCCGGAACACcccagttaacatcatactcgtACTGACatgttttcctctaagatcaggaacaagataagggtGTTCACTGTTGCCCTTCCTTTcagcattgtactggaggttctagccagggcagttagtcaagaaaaagaaataaacgcattcagattagaaaggaagaagtaaaaccatcTTTGTTTTTAGTTGACACGGTCTTGTATATAGAATATCCTAAGGAatccacacacacataaaaacctTTTAGAGCTAGTAAGTTCAGCAAGGCTataggatacaaggtcaatatacaaaaatcagttgtatttctacacACTGATAATAAAGAATctgaaactgaaattaagaaaacaattccatttacaatagtatcaaaaagaataaaacactgaggaataaatttaacaaaagaaatataagactTGTACACCgataattacaaaacattgctgaaagaaattaaagacctgaataaatggaACGACATCCGTGgcttagaagacttaatattgtcagGATGGCAATACTCCCAAAATTAgtctacagattcagtgtaatccctgtcaaaattccaCCTACCTTTTGTGCAGAAATTGACAGGCTGATGCTGAAGTACACGGAAATGCAACAGACCCTGAGTAGCCCAAACTATGTTGAATTAGAAtgaagttggaggactcacacttcctggtTTTAAAACCTACTTCAGAGCTAcaataattaagacagtgtgggactggcataaggacagacatataaatcaatagaatagaattgagagttccGAAATAAGCTCATACATTTAAGATcacttgaccttttttttttttttttaaagattctattggggaaggggaacaggactttaacagtgtgtacttccaggacttttttccaagtcaagttgttgtcctttcaattttagttgtggagggtgctgttcagcttcaagttgttgtcctttcagtcttagttgtggagggcgcagctcagctccaggtccagttgctgttgctagttgcagggggtgcagcccaccatcccttgcgggagtcgaaccagcaaccttgtggttgagagcccactggcccatgtgggaatcgaactggcagccttcggagttaggagcatggagctccaaccacctgagccaccaggccggccccagatCACTTGacttttgacaaaggtgccaagatagttcagcaggagaaagaagagtCTTACTGCTTACTGGGTACAGTTTTGGTTTCAGGGgatgaacatttttagaaatagatagtggtgatggttgtacaacattgtgaatataattaatgtcATTGAATCATATACTTATATTTACAGTGGTTAAaagtggcaaattttatgttacatatatattttaccacagtaaaaaagcTTTAATACAAAGTttttagggccggcctggtggctcaggcggttagagctcgatgctcctaactccgaaggctgccggttcgattcccacatgggccagtgggctctcaaccacaaggttgccggttcaacaccttgagtcccgcaagggatggtgggcagcgccccctgcaactaagattgaacacagcaccttgagctgagctgccgctgagctcccggatggctcagttggttggagcgcaccctctcaaccataaggttgccagttcatttcctcgactcccgcaagggatggtggtctgtgaccactgcaactagaaaaaacggcaactggacctggagctgagctgtgcccttcacaactaagactgaaaggacaacaacttgaagctgaaaaggcaccctccacaactaagattgaaaggacaacaacttgacttggaaaaaggcctggaagtacacactgttccccaataaagtcctgtaccccttctcccccctccaaaaaaaataccatctttaaaaaaaaaaagtttttaaaaggtcaaagacttaaatgtaagagctaaactataaaactcttagaagaaaattagGTGTAAATGTtagtgaccttggattaggcaatgacttctttcttatatatgatattaaaaatataagcaacaaaaggaaaaatagataaatgggaCTTTGCCAAAATGAACACTTTTGTATTTCAAAGAACtccattaagaaagtgaaaagacacccCAGAAAATTGGAAAAAGTGTCTGCAAATCACGTATGTGATAAGGACCTAGTATTCAGAATgtagaactcaacaataaaagaaaacccagttaaaaaatgggcaaaggttttaagtaaacatttctccaaacaagATATACAAGTACCCAATAAGCTCATGAATAgctgctcaacatcattagccatcagggaaatgcaaatgaaaatcacagtgagataccacttcatacccacccCTCATAGTTATAATAAAGAAGATGGACAATAACACGTGTTGACAAAGATGTGCAGTCATTGGGACTCTGATATATGCTGGTAGTGGGGAAGCCATTTGGGAAAACAGTTTTTAgcctttcttcaaaaaattaaaaatagttgccatatgacccagcaattccactcttaggtaaaaacccaagagaattgaaaacataagtccacacaaaaacttatgcAAGAATGCTCagagcactattcataatagtcaaaaagtagaaacaatccaaatgttcatctGATAAACAACATTTTGGTATATGAGTATATGGACAATGgaatgtatacaatggaatattattcagccataaaaaggggTGAGTACTAAATTAAGCTACAACAGAGAGAAACCTTGAATacatgccaagtgaaagaaaccagtaacaaaaggccacatattaatCCAAAATAGATGAATCCAGAGATACAGAAAGGAAAGTAGTAGTTGCTAGGTGTTGGGAGAGGGGGATAATGAGCAGTGTCTGCTGTTGGATACGGAGTTTCATT harbors:
- the EMC3 gene encoding ER membrane protein complex subunit 3 encodes the protein MAGPELLLDSNIRLWVVLPIVIITFFVGMIRHYVSILLQSDKKLTQEQVSDSQVLIRSRVLRENGKYIPKQSFLTRKYYFNNPEDGFFKKTKRKVVPPSPMTDPTMLTDMMKGNVTNVLPMILIGGWINMTFSGFVTTKVPFPLTLRFKPMLQQGIELLTLDASWVSSASWYFLNVFGLRSIYSLILGQDNAADQSRMMQEQMTGAAMAMPADTNKAFKTEWEALELTDHQWALDDVEEELMAKDLHFEGMFKKELQTSIF